Part of the Sporosarcina sp. FSL K6-2383 genome is shown below.
TGTGGCCGAGGACCTGAGTGCAGGTGGTGTTGCACTCAATCTTCCTAAAAGCGTTCCATTTGCGGCAGAAGACGTTGTCGCCGTGACGATTGTGTTACCTTTTGAAAATAAAGAAATAAAATACGTGAAAGTTCATGCGAAAGTTGCACGAATATGGGAGAAGGGTGGTCGGCGAATTGCTTCATTACAATTTGAAGATATCAAGCCGATGGAGTCCCAATATATTATTCGATTTTGTTTTGAGCGACAGTTAAAGATGAGAAATCGAACATAATAATTATCAAGGGAAAGTCTGCATGAATGGGACTTTTCCTTTTTCTATATGGTACAATGTTGTCGAAAAGAGTACGGGGGTAGATGAGATGAGTAGTGTTATAAAAATCGCGATTGATGGTCCGGCAGCAGCTGGAAAAAGTACAATTGCGAAAATGACAGCTGAAAAACTAGGGTACACTTATATCGACACAGGTTCGATGTACCGTGCGCTTGCGCATAAAGCATTGCGTCGAAGCATAGATACTACTAACGGCGAGGAGCTTGAAAATCTGTTGCAGGAAACAGAAATTGTTTTAGTTCCGTCTGGAACAGGGCAAGCTGTCATTGTAGATGGTGTAGATGTAACAGAGGAGTTGCGTTCACAGCAAGTAACAGCGCATGTATCGGCTGTTGCAGTTCATTCGGGAGTCCGACGGCTAATGGTTGACAAACAACGTCAACTTGCTGAAGGAACGGGTGTAGTGATGGACGGCCGAGATATAGGGACAGCTGTTTTACCTCATGCAGAATTGAAGATTTTCATGACTGCATCTGTTGAAGAAAGAGCGTTACGCCGTCATATTGAAAATAATGAGCGTGGCATTGAAACGTCTCTTGAGGAATTACAGGCAGAGATTAGTGAGCGTGACCGTGCGGATAGTGAAAGGGAAGTATCTCCGTTGAAACAAGCGGAAGATGCTGTGCTCATTGATACGACTTCGATGTCAATCGAAGAAGTGGCAAGCCAAATTAGTAAGCTTGCAGAAAAGAGGAAGAGCATATGAACTTGTATCCATTCGGGAAATGGTTGTGTAGTGTAGTCTTTTATCCGCTATATCGCATTCAGGTAATCGGTCAGGAGAACTTTCCGAAAGAGGGAGGCGTTCTGCTTTGTACAAACCATATTGCAAACGTCGATCCACCGATTGTTGGTATTAGTTGTCCAAGACCCGTTCACTTCATGGCAAAAGAAGAGCTTTTTAATGTACCTATTTTGAAGAGTGTTTTGCCAAGTGTTAAAGCGTTTCCGGTGAAACGTGGTATGAGCGATAGGGAAGCCTTTCGTAAAGCGTTGAAAATTCTCAAGTCTGGAGAGGTTGTTGGTTTATTTCCGGAAGGGACGAGAAGTAAGACTGGTGAATTAGGTAAAGGTCTTGCGGGTGCTGGTTTTTTTGCACTCAAAGGAGAGGGCGTCGTTATGCCTTGTGCGATTATTGGTCCTTACAAGCGTTTTAGCAGATTAAAGGTTGTTTACGGAAAACCGATTGATGTAACCCCTTATCGTGAAAGGCGGGCTTCATCCGAAGAAGTGACAGAAGTCATC
Proteins encoded:
- the cmk gene encoding (d)CMP kinase, which produces MSSVIKIAIDGPAAAGKSTIAKMTAEKLGYTYIDTGSMYRALAHKALRRSIDTTNGEELENLLQETEIVLVPSGTGQAVIVDGVDVTEELRSQQVTAHVSAVAVHSGVRRLMVDKQRQLAEGTGVVMDGRDIGTAVLPHAELKIFMTASVEERALRRHIENNERGIETSLEELQAEISERDRADSEREVSPLKQAEDAVLIDTTSMSIEEVASQISKLAEKRKSI
- a CDS encoding lysophospholipid acyltransferase family protein, with protein sequence MNLYPFGKWLCSVVFYPLYRIQVIGQENFPKEGGVLLCTNHIANVDPPIVGISCPRPVHFMAKEELFNVPILKSVLPSVKAFPVKRGMSDREAFRKALKILKSGEVVGLFPEGTRSKTGELGKGLAGAGFFALKGEGVVMPCAIIGPYKRFSRLKVVYGKPIDVTPYRERRASSEEVTEVIMNEIRKLIEQHQK